In the genome of Hydractinia symbiolongicarpus strain clone_291-10 chromosome 5, HSymV2.1, whole genome shotgun sequence, one region contains:
- the LOC130645583 gene encoding V-type proton ATPase subunit G-like: protein MAQKSQGIQRLLNAEKKAADVVAHARKNKTRRLKQAKEEAVTEIEKFRDECEEKFKEKQASELGRDDFQKNITESTSQKLMEMSEQIEENKDVVISRMINLVYDISPELHENFRL, encoded by the coding sequence ATGGCGCAGAAATCACAGGGTATTCAACGGCTACTAAACGCCGAGAAAAAAGCCGCTGACGTGGTCGCGCATGcgcgaaaaaacaaaacaagaagatTGAAGCAAGCGAAAGAAGAAGCAGTCACTGAAATTGAAAAGTTTCGCGACGAATGTGAAGAAAAATTTAAGGAGAAACAAGCTAGCGAATTAGGGAGAGATGATTTTCAAAAGAATATTACGGAGAGTACGTCTCAAAAATTGATGGAGATGTCTGAACAGATTGAGGAAAATAAAGATGTGGTGATTTCTCGCATGATAAATCTAGTGTACGATATTTCGCCAGAGTTACATGAAAACTTTCGACTTTAA
- the LOC130645579 gene encoding transmembrane protein 181-like isoform X1: MAGFKEIDSPVQMRLYSLTKNRFVFVFVMFCAAFLTTLIIGVLGPAAIGHQSKTAKALGVSSKNFNTGPFVLNSGILTQFNQELWLFCQFQLTGLPAKKDYKLQRDFHMSVKIMGSAKDTSYKLISHSYHNRSRHLTCTLDACESMVIFHLGSLNHPSYEVNINLYGLKLPPGVGIRNVVFTFKYFEDQFTQIQIWFRFVFLVLSFTVTCLFTHSLRKFPVRDWCIEQRWMSALLPLLLLYNNPVFPLTFLVQSWIPRLFDAIFQVSFFAALLMFWLCAYHGIRQAERRFLPFYLPKVIIVGLIWATGCTILSWQEINEVHDPSYQYKIDTGHFLGLKIFFFVIAAIYLLYLLILLVQAFQELKNMPYFDVRIKFLTILMFIVVLISLVAIFTRFGGAVLQENFVMDVTSSYQNSAEFLAFYGLFNLYLYTMAYVYSPSPRAIQDATIKSVPSKFSMLGDSDEDVMFQRRNLKKRISAVEEYITDEESVHG; encoded by the exons ATGGCAGGTTTCAAAGAAATTGATTC ACCTGTCCAAATGCGCTTATACTCGCTAACGAAAAACCGATTTGTATTTGTGTTTGTTATGTTTTGTGCAGCTTTTCTCACTACTCTTATTATTGGAGTTCTTGGACCAGCAGCTATTGGTCACCAGTCAAAAACTGCAAAAGCATTAGGTGTATCTTCCAAGAACTTCAAT ACTGGACCATTTGTTCTTAATTCTGGCATTTTGACACAATTTAATCAAGAATTGTGGTTGTTTTGTCAATTCCAATTGACTGGATTACCTGCAAAGAAAG ATTACAAACTTCAAAGAGATTTTCATATGAGTGTAAAGATTATGGGAAGTGCAAAAGACACAAGTTACAAGTTGATAAGTCACTCGTATCACAACAGAAGTCGTCATTTGACATGTACTTTAGAT GCTTGTGAGTCCATGGTAATATTTCATCTTGGATCATTGAATCACCCATCATATGAAGTTAATATAAACTTATATGGCTTGAAACTCCCACCTGGTGTAGGAatacgaaatgtagtttttaca tttaaatattttgaagatCAATTTACACAAATTCAAATTTGGTTCCGTTTTGTCTTCTTGGTCTTATCATTTACGGTAACG TGTCTGTTCACCCACAGTTTACGAAAGTTTCCTGTTCGCGATTGGTGTATCGAACAAAGATGGATGTCAGCTCTCCTCCCTTTACTTCTTTTGTACAACA atCCTGTGTTTCCCTTAACATTTCTTGTGCAAAGTTGGATACCAAGGTTGTTTGACGCCATCTTTCAAGTTTCATTTTTTGCTGCCTTGCTAATGTTTTGGTTATGTGCGTATCATGGCATTAGACAG gcTGAAAGACGCTTTCTTCCATTTTACCTCCCCAAAGTTATTATTGTTGGATTAATTTGGGCGACAGGATGCACCATATTATCCTGGCAAGA aatcaATGAAGTTCACGATCCATCATATCAATACAAAATCGACACTGGTCATTTTTTG GGATTAAAGATATTTTTCTTCGTCATTGCTGCAATATATCTCCTCTACCTGTTAATTCTACTCGTTCAAGCATTTCAAGAATTAAAAAACATGCCATATTTTG ATGTGCGAATCAAATTTTTGACGATATTGATGTTTATCGTCGTCTTGATCAG TTTGGTTGCTATATTTACTCGTTTTGGGGGCGCAGTTTTGCAAGAAAATTTCGTCATGGATGTAACATCCAGCTATCAAAATT CTGCTGAATTTTTAGCTTTTTATGGTTTGTTTAACTTGTATTTGTACACCATGGCGTATGTTTACTCACCATCTCCAAGAGCTATTCAAG ATGCGACTATTAAAAGTGTTCCCTCAAAATTTTCTATGCTTGGAGATTCAGACGAAGATGTGATGTTTCAAAG aaGAAATTTAAAGAAACGAATTAGCGCTGTGGAGGAGTACATAACGGACGAGGAGAGTGTACACGGGTGA
- the LOC130645580 gene encoding uncharacterized protein LOC130645580, translating into MRVRNEKSRKLAIKEFASLGIHFKCLHLSEFTMASSFFSQTRVKTYKYACVFFDEDKCIGSVKTKDIVNREEKLLSVDDNVFVRWGSGKNVQNHKATILFLNNEWSNCTQFERDWLNNEKTFIIEEVGEKKKEEKIKNIKNNKKRTTGETLVKPQKKFVKKDSAAVDKRQPSLVEINYKVPQLNYQVDFSDVLREPRKAQNGKVENTAEEPPKDKVENTAEETPKTQNDEVENTFSFLKLLVSPGKPLPSFSPPTSTLSTSILPDLPFSPPSPARPLQSTPAVRTTLFPNYPEQTKQCTCDCAAMRQIIERLEKRLAALEGNAIALSANFIDDSDEALPSVQGLSPLKAMQRTNIDDDDFQINERLNRKKYKVDTAPTIEIPTEFWPIANEVRQGATSFKNFSYLLLAKLFDHKELVGRNCRGVKKPAIDGYKQDIVKAFCWKFYPTNMAAPGAWRDCQRAIDEFIRRSNRTKKNYKSCMLQS; encoded by the exons ATGAGAGTAAGAAATGAAAAAAGCCGAAAACTAGCTATAAAAGAGTTTGCTTCTTTAGGAATTCATTTTAAGTGTCTTCATTTATCTGAGTTCACTATGGCATCATCATTTTTCAGTCAAACAAGAGTTAAAACATACAAATATGCATGCGTCTTCTTCGATGAAGATAAATGTATTGGTTCTGTCAAAACTAAAGATATTGTAAATAGGGAAGAAAAGTTACTGAGCGTTGACGACAATGTATTTGTGCGATGGGGTAGCGGAAAGAATGTACAAAATCACAAAGCtacaattttatttctaaaca atgAATGGTCAAATTGCACACAGTTTGAAAGAGATTGGTTGAACAACGAGAAAACATTTATCATCGAAGAGGTcggagaaaaaaaaaaagaagaaaaaataaaaaacattaaaaacaataaaaaacggacaacagGCGAAACATTAGTAAAACCTCAGAAGAAGTTCGTCAAAAAGGAT AGTGCAGCTGTTGATAAAAGACAACCTTCATTAGTAGAAATAAATTACAAAGTCCCACAACTAAATTACCAAGTTGATTTTAGTGATGTTTTACGAGAACCGCGGAAGGCACAAAATGGTAAAGTAGAAAACACCGCCGAAGAACCGCCAAAGGATAAAGTGGAAAACACCGCCGAAGAAACGCCGAAGACGCAAAACGATGAAGTTGAAAACACATTCTCCTTTCTAAAGTTATTGGTTTCACCTGGAAAACCACTGCCATCATTTTCGCCACCTACTTCGACACTATCCACTTCTATTCTTCCCGACCTACCTTTTTCTCCGCCTTCACCAGCCAGACCTCTGCAATCAACACCTGCCGTTAGAACAACACTTTTTCCGAATTATCCCGAGCAAACAAAGCAGTGCACGTGCGATTGTGCTGCTATGCGACAAATCATTGAAAGACTAGAAAAGCGACTAGCTGCGTTGGAAGGGAATGCAATTGCCTTATCCGCAAACTTTATCGACGACAGTGACGAAGCATTACCTTCAGTCCAGGGGTTGTCTCCACTAAAGGCGATGCAGAGGACGAATATTGATGATGACGATTTTCAAATAAATGAAagattaaatagaaaaaaatacaaggtGGACACAGCTCCTACTATAGAAATTCCGACCGAATTCTGGCCGATAGCCAATGAAGTGAGACAAGGGGCGACatctttcaaaaactttagCTATCTGTTGCTGGCTAAATTATTTGACCACAAGGAGCTTGTAGGAAGAAATTGTCGAGGAGTTAAAAAACCTGCGATTGATGGCTACAAACAAGATATTGTTAAAGCTTTTTGTTGGAAGTTTTATCCAACCAACATGGCTGCACCGGGTGCATGGAGGGACTGTCAACGTGCAATTGATGAATTTATACGACGTAGCAAcagaacaaagaaaaattataaatcatgCATGTTGcagtcataa
- the LOC130645577 gene encoding protein F37C4.5-like has product MALGKKKAEKSSEADVESDFEDSIQIPEENIELPRVASKHEVDVKACPVRNVTVFIDRAEVNREVEISAVPGDCEVLVQNLPSVIDKDSIRVTCYGEATIVEVAYQEKAISEKVETEDELESIKSEADKVRSSIKKLEGEKSRLLEKVESVKNEKDALEEYRVCISASKDDKVVDVLEKKNVENLLSFLNIYKERSEKLMEASFSLNEKLEAINKEIDVLKKNLDGMGPQSQEITMGRRISILLDVKEKGSVTLVVSYVVSNASWTPLYDVRAFNKDSSVQVLYFANIKQNTGEDWEDAKLSLSTAMPSVGGSPPELQPQVLNLAVRYNLVPEKKQYRRFSMRKRVSGLMDNFGSLSSAPAYAESSLPEAMTVEGITSTNFEITRLATIQSDDVAHKVSIAQLDFSPQFEYLSTPKAVAHAFLKIKAKNESAYAMLAGDANVFLDNNFITKSSLPSVSPMEEFEVALGADPAVKVTYNPLKKFEQKTGMISKAHVYNFHQQIEIKNTKSSPIKITIQDQCPRSTNEKIRVTLQEPNMNLKASSPNEPAVVQEGNATLHTNDYKIEWVCDIAASETKKIDLRYQVEHPVGVDIAGL; this is encoded by the exons ATGGCATTAGGAAAAAAGAAAGCCGAGAAATCATCTGAAGCTGATGTTGAATCAGATTTCGAAGACTCTATCCAGATACCTGAAGAAAATATAGAATTGCCACGTGTAGCATCTAAACATGAAGTCGATGTTAAAGCTTGTCCTGTTCGAAATGTGACAGTATTTATTGATCGAGCTGAAGTGAATAGAGAAGTGGAAATATCTGCTGTTCCTGGCGACTGTGAAGTATTGGTACAAAATCTACCATCAGTCATTGATAAAGATTCAATAAG AGTGACCTGTTATGGAGAAGCAACTATTGTTGAAGTAGCATATCAAGAAAAAGCCATCTCAGAAAAAGTTGAAACAGAAGATGAGTTAGAATCAATAAAATCAGAGGCTGACAAAGTACGCAGTTCGATTAAAAAGCTAGAGGGAGAAAAATCGCGTCTTCTGGAGAAAGTAGAAAGTGTTAAAAATGAGAAGGATGCTTTGGAAGAATATCGAGTTTGCATTTCAGCA AGCAAAGATGATAAAGTTGTGGATGTAttggaaaagaaaaatgttgaaaatttatTAAGTTTCTTAAACATTTATAAAGAGCGAAGTGAAAAGCTGATGGAGGCGTCATTTTCTTTAAACGAGAAATTAGAAGCTATAAATAAAGAGATTGATGTTCTAAAAAAGAATCTGGATGGTATGGGACCTCAAAGTCAAGAAATTACTATGGGAAg ACGTATTTCAATCCTTCTGGATGTTAAAGAGAAAGGTTCAGTCACATTGGTAGTATCTTACGTTGTTTCTAATGCAAGTTGGACACCATTGTATGATGTGCGAGCATTCAATAAAGATAGCAGTGTACAG GTTTTGTATTTTGCTAATATCAAACAAAACACTGGTGAAGATTGGGAAGATGCAAAATTATCTTTAAGTACTGCAATGCCAAGTGTTGGTGGAAGTCCTCCTGAATTACAGCCACAAGTACTGAATCTAGCAGTACGTTATAATTTAGTTCccgaaaaaaaacaatatagaag ATTTTCTATGAGGAAGAGGGTGTCAGGTCTAATGGATAATTTTGGAAGTCTTAGCTCTGCCCCGGCGTATGCAGAAAGTTCACTACCAGAAGCAATG ACTGTTGAAGGTATTACAAGCACGAATTTCGAAATTACTCGATTAGCCACAATTCAATCCGATGATGTAGCACACAAAGTCTCGATAGCTCAGCTTGATTTCTCACCTCAATTTGAATACTTATCTACACCAAAAGCAGTCGCGCATGCTTTTTTGAAGATTAAAGCTAAAAATGAATCTGCATATGCTATGCTAGCTGGAGATGCTAACGTGTTTCTGGATAATAATTTCATTACTAAG TCTTCATTACCATCAGTAAGTCCAATGGAAGAATTTGAAGTTGCTTTGGGTGCTGATCCTGCAGTTAAAGTCACTTACAATCCATTGAAAAAGTTTGAACAAAAGACTGGAATGATATCCAAAGCACATGTGTACAATTTCCATCAacaaattgaaattaaaaatacaaaatcatcTCCTATTAAAATTACTATTCAAGATCAATGCCCCAGAAGcacaaatgaaaaaataagg GTAACTCTTCAAGAACCAAACATGAACTTGAAAGCATCCTCGCCAAATGAACCTGCTGTTGTTCAAGAAGGAAATGCAACCTTACATACAAATGATTATAAAATTGAATGGGTTTGCGATATTGCTGCTTCAGAGACAAAGAAAATTGATTTGAGATATCAAGTTGAACATCCTGTGGGTGTAGATATTGCAGGACTGTAA
- the LOC130645579 gene encoding transmembrane protein 181-like isoform X2, with amino-acid sequence MAGFKEIDSPVQMRLYSLTKNRFVFVFVMFCAAFLTTLIIGVLGPAAIGHQSKTAKALGVSSKNFNTGPFVLNSGILTQFNQELWLFCQFQLTGLPAKKDYKLQRDFHMSVKIMGSAKDTSYKLISHSYHNRSRHLTCTLDACESMVIFHLGSLNHPSYEVNINLYGLKLPPGVGIRNVVFTFKYFEDQFTQIQIWFRFVFLVLSFTVTCLFTHSLRKFPVRDWCIEQRWMSALLPLLLLYNNPVFPLTFLVQSWIPRLFDAIFQVSFFAALLMFWLCAYHGIRQAERRFLPFYLPKVIIVGLIWATGCTILSWQEINEVHDPSYQYKIDTGHFLGLKIFFFVIAAIYLLYLLILLVQAFQELKNMPYFDVRIKFLTILMFIVVLISLVAIFTRFGGAVLQENFVMDVTSSYQNYIFSTYANQASFSNILSNHQRMCIRNVVTYS; translated from the exons ATGGCAGGTTTCAAAGAAATTGATTC ACCTGTCCAAATGCGCTTATACTCGCTAACGAAAAACCGATTTGTATTTGTGTTTGTTATGTTTTGTGCAGCTTTTCTCACTACTCTTATTATTGGAGTTCTTGGACCAGCAGCTATTGGTCACCAGTCAAAAACTGCAAAAGCATTAGGTGTATCTTCCAAGAACTTCAAT ACTGGACCATTTGTTCTTAATTCTGGCATTTTGACACAATTTAATCAAGAATTGTGGTTGTTTTGTCAATTCCAATTGACTGGATTACCTGCAAAGAAAG ATTACAAACTTCAAAGAGATTTTCATATGAGTGTAAAGATTATGGGAAGTGCAAAAGACACAAGTTACAAGTTGATAAGTCACTCGTATCACAACAGAAGTCGTCATTTGACATGTACTTTAGAT GCTTGTGAGTCCATGGTAATATTTCATCTTGGATCATTGAATCACCCATCATATGAAGTTAATATAAACTTATATGGCTTGAAACTCCCACCTGGTGTAGGAatacgaaatgtagtttttaca tttaaatattttgaagatCAATTTACACAAATTCAAATTTGGTTCCGTTTTGTCTTCTTGGTCTTATCATTTACGGTAACG TGTCTGTTCACCCACAGTTTACGAAAGTTTCCTGTTCGCGATTGGTGTATCGAACAAAGATGGATGTCAGCTCTCCTCCCTTTACTTCTTTTGTACAACA atCCTGTGTTTCCCTTAACATTTCTTGTGCAAAGTTGGATACCAAGGTTGTTTGACGCCATCTTTCAAGTTTCATTTTTTGCTGCCTTGCTAATGTTTTGGTTATGTGCGTATCATGGCATTAGACAG gcTGAAAGACGCTTTCTTCCATTTTACCTCCCCAAAGTTATTATTGTTGGATTAATTTGGGCGACAGGATGCACCATATTATCCTGGCAAGA aatcaATGAAGTTCACGATCCATCATATCAATACAAAATCGACACTGGTCATTTTTTG GGATTAAAGATATTTTTCTTCGTCATTGCTGCAATATATCTCCTCTACCTGTTAATTCTACTCGTTCAAGCATTTCAAGAATTAAAAAACATGCCATATTTTG ATGTGCGAATCAAATTTTTGACGATATTGATGTTTATCGTCGTCTTGATCAG TTTGGTTGCTATATTTACTCGTTTTGGGGGCGCAGTTTTGCAAGAAAATTTCGTCATGGATGTAACATCCAGCTATCAAAATTATATCTTTTCAACATATGCAAACCAAGCAAGCTTCTCTAACATTCTATCAAACCATCAACGCATGTGTATAAGAAACGTTGTTACTTATTCATAG